The genomic window CAACTATTGCCTGAATCTGACACTTTGTATAAAGTCTTTGTCCCTGGATCATAGGCTCCAACAGTCCACTTCTCTTCTCCAGAACTCTGCACATCATCAGCATCATCGGAACTGGTATACATGGACCCATAAGGAAAGTCGCTGCCAAAAAACACAATCATCTCTTTTGCATCCATGCCAAGCCTGCTTGGAGTCGACCCCTTCTTGGAGTGTCTTGCCACTCTAGCACATTTTACTACCTCCAGATGAGAGAAGAGTTCAGGAATCTTGCTGGGTGAAATGAGATTAAAACGCACGACTTGGGCAAGGTCTTCCAACTGAGCCATCCTCTCTTCTCTATTGTAGTTGACCCAACTAGAATGATAAATAAACACAATAATGTgatggctatacaaaaaaaagggATTaacattgaaagaaaacaacatcaatTGGAGGCCATCTCTGACTCATGGGAGAGTGTCAAAGTCTGAATTGTTTCTGTTTCCCACAGGTGCTTTTCTGACCTGAAGGCTATCTCTATAATCTTGATATCCACTTGTCATAAAACATTCTAACGTAACGTGACCCATTTACGTGCAGGACcggtttacgtccagtttgggtcatgtccacatgtcgcggtgtattatgccaaagcctgttctcatgaatccttagccatctctctcttttatacaaaacaatgaaaaaggtttacgtccagcaacattacagaataaactcctgaaccagctacaacaagttgcacggaatcgttgtgcatgacgtatttcatatataATTTGACACCGCTCACTTCATTATGTTTTTCTATCTTACACGATACttagtatcttttaaacgtagctgacgttaaacctttctttgatattcagactatccatggtgattcgaggtttgaaactcttaccagttttaggaaggtttgatacaatcTAGGGACCCCCGGAAAAACATAgtagccatgcgtttatcacgtgaacgccacgtgccgcgcatgttgCTGAAATTAACagatcaacattgttttcttccatcgcgtcaaacataatgactttactatcattcgtctgtagaccactttggatagttactgtgcatttttttatggtctatgttcttcaagcatagcgccagGTTTTTGGCGTCTACGTGTGGGTTATAGagataaagaaaccatgacaaagtagatagcccgataaaaacgcctaaaaacacgccaaaaacctgccggcccactcctctgcttggagagtagaaaagactgaggtggacgataatgggttacactagcacaattttacatcatataccccggtataaatacatgcttgcacggcgttaaacagacggagaaaaacttacagaccatgcatgtTCTTTTTGgaggagctgatatttctgcccatgggtttaacatttggctctgtccgcgcggtttaaGATAGatacattttgaataaattgaacGTTAACTGGTAACATGCACTAGTATATAGGTTTCATCCactaaaataaaaacataaaatctATTCTGTCTTTAGTAACTACCTTTCCACTGTCTGCAAAACTACAAGCTCATTCTTAATGTCAAGGTCGTCACTAGACAGGATGTCCTTCAGCTCAGACAGGGGGAGCTCCAACAGTTCTTGTGTCTGGGACAGCTTTAAGAATTTCCTACAGATGCAGGCTTTAGCTGCCTGAAGAAGCTGGTAAAAATCACACCATGTCAGTTATGTTCCATCAGGCAAGTAGGTACAGAGTCATGCTGTATCATTACAAGAAAAATTCATCAGAAAGATAGAGTCTACTACAGTGAAAACAGACTAGAAAGGATCACATAGCATAAAAGATTACCAGTGCAAAGTTTCTCTTTTTCTCCTTTCTCTTTGTTTTCTCTAGCAACAATGGGATCATTAATCGTTATTTTGTATGGGTGAAACTGTAATTCAGTGTGGAGAAGCTCCTCACCTCAGGTATACCATAGGCCTGAGCAAACTGGTAGGATGCCACACAGGTGTTGATGTCCACCTGGTTAACCATGAACTGCACACAGGTGTTCTGCACATGCTCTACCTGCAGTAGGTCTGACGCCAGGTACAGCTCCCTGACATTAGTTTTGTTGACCTCCACTGCTCCACTGTAGGCGTACTTTAAGATCTCCTCCATGCAGCCAGCATCTATCTCTTGTATGGGTATCTTCTGTTGGTTGGCCTCGCTAAAGCCTCTTGTAAACATGCCTGTGGAAATTGTTAATTAATGACCTGACAATGAACTAGTGTGCCCATATTCATAGAATTAACGttataaaatcatttttgaaaagtaCCGCAAccattatctccaagcagatctaacggttgcaactAAGATTGTATCCgacttagcctccatagcaagCTCTAACAGGCATTTTGGGGGGGCTTAtgatacaccttttgcagccagctggtaaccatcagccagcctgaaaGCATTTTGCTACGGCGGCTGGCTAATAATTCTATAGAACATTTCTGCCCTGCTGGACGTGAACTGCTGGTAGGTCGagatagcctgagtgccagccttgttagcttccgtccgctaccctagctccgctgcgctacccaagctccgctgccggccaaaaaattttggcgaggagcggagcttgggtagcgtacgtaagctaaaaaggctggcacccaggctaaggttGAGAGGCAGCAACTGTGGGTTCGGGGTGAGCCGCGGGGCCTCGGTTTTTAAGGCTACACACAATAGGTGCGTAGTTTAAAGTGAAGCTTGGAGTTGGATAAACGAGTAGTACATATGGGCACGCGGAAACGACCACTAGATGCACATTGTTTATGCAGCGTGCTTTGCTCCGCGCTGCGTGTACTCGAGTCTGTACAGATACCTGCGAAGTAAGGACTGATGGCTGCTAGAACAAGCCGATGACAGGCAAACGTCCTGCCTTCCACCTCCAAAAAGACATCGATGAGGCTTTCTGTCTCCCAAAGGTCGTGCACGCTTGTGAGAACGCGATGCTGATACTTTTCATCCACGTTTCTATAAACTGTCGGAGCGTTTCCATTTTCggcggcagccatcttggacgGTCTTGAAGGATGGCTAAGTCCATTTTCAGGCAGGGGATGAcgacgtcgaccaatcagaagtgcCACAAGTTGTAAATActgatgttgaccaatcagaaggagctTAAACATTAcatcgaccaatcagagagaCACCCAggaggaggatgatgatgaagggaggaatgatgagTAGAGCGGATTTGTAAAAGATTTGACAagccaagattgcaatgttatgaaatatttcCAGTGGAAAATttggtttcaaaatgaaatctgtaatattcagtacaaaaaggacaaatgtaaacttTCAGATGCATTTctcaaaaatgtatttacatgcATCATAGATCTACAGGCTATATGATGATTTAATacgttaaaaaaattgaaaggacCCTCCTATCCCTCGGTGTAACCAGTTATATGgcgtcataacgcctggtcatttCGCTCACCCGGTGGATTtatcggtggttatagcaaatgaccaggcaTTATGACACCATGTACACATCGGGGCGGTGCAAATGGCTAAAATGCTAATTTGTTGGCTAAGGATTGGCTAAGATTGGCCAAATAGGGTTTCACGACCTCTTGCCTTCGATAAATGATGTTCCTCTTCCTAATTCCTCACAGCTGACGCGGGTTTTTAATCGATTATGCGAAtttaaataaggtcctcatttgcatgcatCATATCAGTGAATGATTTTCTCTACCCAATTAGAATCTATTACaggttgttcaaagtatgaaagtcctaAGCTTAGCAAAAAGACTGTTGTagcattttgtcattaattatgcaagacataatctatgcaaatgaggaacttATTTGAACAATCGACGAGAAGCCCTTATAATACGCAATGGATGGTCACATTGTGGTGAAGGTAATAGTTCGCCGAATTCGAAATCCAgctgtactgtactacatatGCGGTTTTGGGACGTTCTTTCTAGCGGTCCGCGTTTTTCTCTCTTCCAACTTCGCCTCTCCTCTCCTAGGGGCCGCACAAAGACGTGCAAAGTGTACACATTGCTTCGTTTGAGATTACAACTGTCTTTTGCGGATGAAATGAGTATGTGAACATATTACGCAAATGTACCATTGTAGGACTGCTACGATTTATCCGGAGCTTTGTCAATACATCAGGCTATGTGATGAACCGCAACATTTTACTATTAGTATTGTTTGAACTTTCTTTTCaaagtactagtaacgttacttgCGGACGTTTATCATTATGTGCAGATCGTACTTGGTGATATTGTCAACAACTTTGTCCTGGCGGGGTCAATGGCCGTTTATCACCTGATAAATAAGTCCCACCCTGCATCTATGTTTGTTTTAACGTTGGCCGCCGGGTTCAAGGCTGTTTGTTGACGCAACGGTCCGATGCACGTCGTTATTTATAAacaaaggttttaaaaaaatactgtacatccCGAGGGACATCAGAAAGGTCTGTTATTTTAGTAATTTCTTTATCTTACTTGCAAACTCATACAAGGCAACAAACAGATGCACTAACGTATGAAAATGTATAACAATGTCCAGGTTATAGGACtactgtacctgatgttactaCATGCATGCATCACTAGCACTGAGGGGTTTGCCTACTCATAACTATTCATTTGCCTACGGGCTAATGAATAGTTATCTAAGGGAGGGTTTACCTGTTTGAGGGGGGGGGCTGATTGGCCATACCTGTACCCACCTGACAGGTATAGGACGCGCTACCTCAGGCGGTCTGTTGATCCTAGGGCGTGGGGTCGTCTGTGTACTCACTCAGTGGAGGGTGTTCGGTTACACCaagcgaaaaaaaaaatcttttgttgttgctgattTATTTTTAGGCCTTTGAACTTTGCCTCTCTTCTATTTATTTATGACACATTAAAGGTACGAAATGGTGTCAAGGATCGCTGGCTTCGTGCCAACACCAATGCGtctcatcctcgttcaccaggacccttccgctccacgttacatcgctcgcggaccgcgagcgatgtaacgtggagcggaagggtcctggtgaacgaggatgatgCGTCTGAGATAATTCGTTCCTGGAAATCGCACCCTTTTCGAAACACGCTTATAACGAGAAACATGCGCGCAAATAGCACATCACTTCTGTTAATAGTTATGGTCTGAGCTCGACAAGTCAGTCATGGAGTTGATGGCGTCATCATGACGTCTGTACCCCACTTGTAGTGATCCGGGGTTAACGTTTTGCAGTACGGGTCAGCGTTTGTACGAGCTGTACGCTGCTGCATTTCGGGATGCCTCCATTCAGATGGGGTTATCTGAGAAGGTTTTAACCGCCAGCGACAGACGTCCACAGAGGGCTTCATAAGTTCGTCCCAGTCCAGTCTGACTACGGCTGTATCATGATCATGGTGGAGTGGCTAGATCTGACCACGGTCCTGGTCGGGGTGGTGGTGTTTTTCGGGTCGTACGTGCTGCTCCAGTCGCACCGCGGGAAGAAGGGGCAGAGGCTCCCGCCTGGTCCTCCGGGCTGGCCGCTGCTCGGTCACCTGCCCAGCATGGCCCGGGACGCCCACCTGCAGCTCACGGCTTGGCGACACCAGTACGGCGACGTCTACAGCATCAGGTAAGGTCTCAGAATCTTAAAAAGCTTCCATCAGGATTCTCTTGGCCTGAATAAATCGCCAGAATAGGTTGCATGATTTAACCACGACCGTCTATGATTTCAACGGCCCTGACTCCAAATTTGGAATCCACACGTGTCTAGTGATTCGACCATGGTTTATAGATACTACAGGGTCGGTCATCTGAAGGGAGAAGTAGCTTACCTTATGGAAAACTGGATGCCTGGCCCAGCTGGGTGGATGTGTTATAATCACTGGCTGGGCATTAAGGGGGCCCTGATGCAGGTCACCGTACAGCAGGTCACTGTACATTTaatgtctccaagcagatgcatggcTGTGGAGCTCCGTATTGTTTTACGAGTCGACTTTATAGTGGGGGAATGGAGTTTCTAAAAAGTGAACTAATCAggatcaatgtacatgtaggagggGTGGAAGTGATTTATATTGGGTTTCAAATCTCCTTATTCTTTATACTTACAGCATTTCTAACAAAGCATGCTCCTCACTGTTATATCATTTTACGAATACCGGTACCACAGACAAAGTACCAGATAGAGACAACTAGCACCACTAGACCATGGAAACACGTCCAAACCACACCGAACAATGTATCCAAGCCAAAGCCGTTTGCTTGGAGATGTCTCCTACGGTGGTGGACCCATGACAATCGGAATGTCTGGTTCGGAAACTCAGAAAACTGCTGCGTCGTCACttcaatacaaaacaatgtatcacactttttttaaaaacctacCGATGTTGGAAAAACTGCTGCTATTGGTCTGCCTTCCCGGGACTAGATAGTAGAGCATAACGTTTTGTCGTCAACGCTTTCTATGACAGTCCTCTGTCTGTAAACTAGTAACTACTACGGGTTGTTGTTCAAACGATCGActccttctttttcttgttaTATCAGTAACGTTATCCCTGACAACCAGTATTTCAATGTATCAATGTCTATGAAGACAGATATAAGGCCGCGGTGCAAGTTTTTCAATTCACTGTTCACATTCGCCTCCGAAGACTGCAAAAACGTCGCAAATATATAGAGGGACGTTTTCAATGGCAAGTTTCCAAATGGTTTCTTTCGTGTAACGTTCTCAATTTAGAAGCAGTATTTGTTTATGGTGCACGGTTGGTCCCACCTGTCCCTGCTCGCTTTGTGATGTCCCGCAGGTCCGACTAGATGCTCGGCCGCGCGTGTCTCTGTGGGCTATTTTTAGCCGAGGAACACAGAGCAAAACAAGATTCACACGTGAGATAAGAACATGCCACCTGAGACTTGTCACTAGCGttacaacagcagcaacatcTACTGGGACAATGGAACATTCTTCTTTTCTTATAATCTCTGCGTGCGATCCACTAACGTTAGACCCCGTTGCAGGCACTGGGGAAACTTTTGATATGGTTGTATCAGGGTATTATTGGTGTTGTTGTTCTGATTACCTGCTGACTGCTGCATCGTTTGGGTGGTTATTATGTTCTGATTGTTTACTGCTTAACACAGAATACAGTACATAATCGGCAAAAAAGTTGCAATATCAGAACCCTGATGTGTAGGCTAGCTCAGTATCTGTCCACGGTGTtgaatactgtctgaaaaactaaCTTGTGGAGTTGTCAAATCAGCATGatgaagtactagtagttatcCTTAATTCAGACAAACAGACATTGAAGTCTTAAGTCAAACTTGATGTTGCAGAATTGGCCTGAAGAAAGTGGTTGTGATCAACGGTTACGAGACTATCCGGGAGGCGCTGGTGAGGAAAGCCGACCAGTTCTCCAGCCGGCCCCACCTCTTCCTCACGGACTGTACCAACGGGCCTGAAGGTAGGTCTGCCTTATCTCCGCCACACTTCTTTCTTTAGCTGAAACAACAGTAGAAGTTGGCCAAATCGGGTGACTGATAATTTACCGGAGAAGTTAGCCAATCAGAAAAGGATAAACATTGGTATTTTCCCctctaacatctgctttgagattggGTTCCGTTACTTAAAAGAGTCATCGAACCTAATCTCTAGATGTTGGACGGAAATCGCAAGACTTTCTGGCTTCCTGGGTTTCTAAGACACCGAGCCatcgaaacaaacaaacaaacaaacaaacaaagaaacaagaacaatTGTAAGGAAGTCAGGAAACGTTAACGTTTTCCATCACGAATCCTAACATACATTAATCTGACTGTTTCCTTTCTGTCGCCACCAGCTGTCGTGATGGCGCCTTACGGGGAGAAGTGGCGAGCCCGCCGTAAGATCATGCTGTCCGCCCTGCGGAACTTCGGGCTCGGCAAGAACAGGTTCGAGCAGGACATCCAGGACGAGTGCCGCCAGCTGTGCCATGCAGTGGCGGACCGACaggtttatttgtttgctgTTTTATATAAAGTCTACTATTGATCTGAATCATATTCGTGTCAGtcacatctaacgttacatgtatgagcAACATCTAACAATAGATTAGAACTTATCCATATAAACCTGGACCGGAAAGGTCGGAGATCTTCAATACTACTGTATATTAACTTCTCGGTGGTTTTCCGCCAAcataaaacatttctgcatatacaGTATGTCTGAAAACAAGGCAGCCAGAGAAAAATTGATGCTCTGTCGAAGATCTATTCAGAGATCAAGGCAAGAGGTCTATGTATAAGATAATAAAGCACACTACGAAAATACAATAAAACTTTATAAAAGTATGCAAACATTTTGAATATTATATAAAGTAACTAATGAGCCTGTGTGTTGCTGCAGGGCCGGCCGTTCGACATTCACAGGCTGCTGCACAACGCCGTGTCCAACATCATCTGCGCCATTAGCTTCAACAGGCGAGTAGATATATCTCCTAGCTTCTAAACTAGGCTCCGCGCCTATGCATATCGTACTGTTTTGGGACTGATTCCACTACAGTATGTCAACAATACTGGTCCCCGTGTTAAAGTTCTGATTGTCAAATTTTCTTAGTATTGTAAGACTGAATGGGATTACATTTTATTctcttgtttttctcgtctcAACAGGCGCTTTGAATACGACGACCCTAAATTTCTCCGCCAGATGCAAATGCTGGACCGCATCCTCCAGCTCTTCCAGTCCTGCCAGATCATCGACATCTTCCCGGTGGTGCGCCACCTGCCGATCTTGGGGAAGAACTACAAAGAGTGGCAGGACCTGGTCGGAGACGGACAGCACCGTTTCATCAAGGAGATTGTCTCCGAGCACAGGACGACCTTCGACCCGCACAACCTCCGCGACGCCGTCGACGCCTTTCTCTACGAGATGAACAACGATGAGAACAGGGGTCTCTTCTCCGGGGGAAACGTCTGGAACCTTCTGAGCGACCTGTTCACCGCCGGGTCCGAGTCAGTGGCCTCCACCCTGCAATGGGCCCTCCTTTGGGTCATGGTTCGTGACGATGTGAGTTAACTGGAAGTACGCTAAAGTTGTTGCCATTGCTGTTTTTTGCTCCATTCTTTGCTGACACAAGGTACTACTAGTAACTGTTTGTTACGCTCACAGGTTATTGTGTATCACTATTCCAGAAAGCTTTCAATAAAACCGTTACCACTCTCCTTCTCCTGCCCGGCTCAGGTCCAGAAGAAGGTGTGTGAGGAGATTGACCGGGTGATCGGACGAGACCGCTGGCCGTCGCTTAGCGACAAGCCCTACATGCCGTACACGGAGGCCACTCTCATGGAGACCATGCGGATCCGCACCCCCATCCCGTTCGCCATTCCGCACGAGAACACCGTGCCCGCCACCCTGCAGGGGTATGTTAAGTTAACACATTTTTCTGTCTTCTCGCTGCTAGAAAGACATGCGAGATAAGGGCGTGTAAACGAACTGGAGCTATATGAAGATGGGTTGGGGTACTAGGTTTTCCGGAGTCTATCTGGTCCAGTGGTTACGTATCACCGATGTATGTCAGAGCCATGACCGCGGGTACGATGCACTTGTCGTAGTTCATTTCCAGCAGATTATGTGACGAAAGAAACTGTAGGTGAACGTTTAAGTTTGCTACGAAAGATtagtgtaatctccaagcagatctattggtggcaaggcagtgTCAAAAGGGCCTCCttaattaaaaaaacacagactTGGATTCTTTTAAAAGTCATATTCAAACTTGATGTTTCTGAATTGGCTGAATAACGAATAACGCATGGCGTCACTTCCGTTACAGGTACGACATTCCCGCCAACACCTACATCCTGGTGAACCTGTGGTCCGTCCACATGGACCCCGCCAACTGGACGCACCCCGAGAAATTCGACCCCAGCAGGTTCTTGGACGACCAGGGGCAACTGAAGTCCGCCAAGCATTACCTCCCCTTCTCCACGGGTAGGTTAGCCGAGAACaagtagcctggtatctaaacctattatagccCCCGAGTCTCTTCTGTTCTCTCCGCAAATTAtagaagagactcgggagctacatgtagctataataGATTTGGATACCAGACTAGAGAACAAGAGCAAATGTAAAACTCAAGCAAATGTATGATTTAAGCTACTTTTTTACGTCTCTTGTGTGTAGCACGATTGTTTTTGCCAGACGCAGGTGTATGCCAAGGCAACCGTGAAATGTACCAGCTTATAAAGgtacaaaacaagacaaaactaTACCTCTCAGGCTGTGCTAGGCAAATGGCTGCATCTTCCAACCGTCACTAAGTCTGGAGATCCTGGGCCCTTTGCTTGAAGTGAAAGCTACCGTTCCAAAGATTTCGGGCACATGTCGGTATCTGCTCGACTGCAATGCCGCAttatcttactctccaagcagagctagggtttcggctggtttttgacgtgtttttaggcgtatttgtcatgccttcttctttgtcatcgtttttgttgtgtcgccaacccaagcattggcgacacaacaaaaacgatgacaaagtagaaggcatgacaaaaacgcctaaaaacacgtcaaaaaccagccgaaaccctagctctgcttggagagtagcattaTCTTACTTTCATTTACAAGGGTAGTACATCCAGAGGCATTCGTCCACGAAGAATGTTTCCTTTTCTCCACAGGCGCACGGGTGTGTCCCGGAGAGCAGCTCTCAAAGACGGAGCTGTTCCTCTTTTTCACGTCCCTTCTGCAGCGATTCTCCTACCGGCTGCCAGATGGCGCTGCTGAACCCAACATGAAAGGAGAGGTCGGCATCACCCTAGCACCACCATCCTACTCACTCTGCGCCACCGAGCGATGATTGACACGGCCATGGGACGATAATTGACACTATGAGCTATGATAAGGCTAGGCAATCTcgatcttatggatgacatcatctggagGTAAAAGCAAGCGGATCAGTCTAAAAAGTAAGATGCCTATTACAAGTCAAGTTTGATGAGAGGAGAGACAGAC from Branchiostoma lanceolatum isolate klBraLanc5 chromosome 4, klBraLanc5.hap2, whole genome shotgun sequence includes these protein-coding regions:
- the LOC136433125 gene encoding cytochrome P450 2U1-like, which translates into the protein MIMVEWLDLTTVLVGVVVFFGSYVLLQSHRGKKGQRLPPGPPGWPLLGHLPSMARDAHLQLTAWRHQYGDVYSIRIGLKKVVVINGYETIREALVRKADQFSSRPHLFLTDCTNGPEAVVMAPYGEKWRARRKIMLSALRNFGLGKNRFEQDIQDECRQLCHAVADRQGRPFDIHRLLHNAVSNIICAISFNRRFEYDDPKFLRQMQMLDRILQLFQSCQIIDIFPVVRHLPILGKNYKEWQDLVGDGQHRFIKEIVSEHRTTFDPHNLRDAVDAFLYEMNNDENRGLFSGGNVWNLLSDLFTAGSESVASTLQWALLWVMVRDDVQKKVCEEIDRVIGRDRWPSLSDKPYMPYTEATLMETMRIRTPIPFAIPHENTVPATLQGYDIPANTYILVNLWSVHMDPANWTHPEKFDPSRFLDDQGQLKSAKHYLPFSTGARVCPGEQLSKTELFLFFTSLLQRFSYRLPDGAAEPNMKGEVGITLAPPSYSLCATER
- the LOC136433124 gene encoding kelch repeat and BTB domain-containing protein 8-like isoform X1, which translates into the protein MAAAENGNAPTVYRNVDEKYQHRVLTSVHDLWETESLIDVFLEVEGRTFACHRLVLAAISPYFAGMFTRGFSEANQQKIPIQEIDAGCMEEILKYAYSGAVEVNKTNVRELYLASDLLQVEHVQNTCVQFMVNQVDINTCVASYQFAQAYGIPELLQAAKACICRKFLKLSQTQELLELPLSELKDILSSDDLDIKNELVVLQTVESWVNYNREERMAQLEDLAQVVRFNLISPSKIPELFSHLEVVKCARVARHSKKGSTPSRLGMDAKEMIVFFGSDFPYGSMYTSSDDADDVQSSGEEKWTVGAYDPGTKTLYKVSDSGNSCPSAVAVVPEESVWYAIYHSDPVSHTLLDNDQQRFMMYDAVNNQWIDKCPPLFKHTSRCSLDCVNSKIYLIGDTDDADGQNMSWFDPMWNQWTAVAAFPEHLGYNFHTASIDQYIYLITSDVFYRFDTTTDQWRKLSTGTKNDKRIIGVWAHEGKFFCIYEYHDVYVYSPEWHSWHLEEPKGIRMPLVQQLFRYKGQLHAVTTEDIDETELDHIQIYRQGEMTLDKWTEDVCRKWYHVQTIRSFWFCESSTGYMIWNTINCFNARLFPSRLNAGQLQLDAHDSHPSSSESD